The following DNA comes from Arthrobacter sp. SLBN-83.
ATTGGGGGATTCCTCCTGGGGAAGGTCGTTGCCGCTTCCGTCGGGAATGCCCGTGGCTTCCTGGCCGGACTCGGATGAGACCCCTGCCGACCCCTGGGAATCGTCATTCGACTCATCGATGTCCGCGGCGCTGGAGGGAAGGTCCATATCGTGCGAGAGCGGGTCTCCGCCCGTGCCCGACTGCGGCTCGTTGGTCTCCACACCGCCCGAAGACGTGCCACCGCCGGACTGCTGGCCGCCGCCACTGGACTGCTGGCCCCCCTGCGTGCCGGCCGCCTCCTGTTCGGCGGTGGGGGTGCCGTAGCCGCCCGGTGCGGTCTCGGGTTCAGCCTGCTGGTTTTCCTGCGTCATGCTTCCTCCTGTTGTGCGTTGCCGATGGTGCTGGCCTGGTGAAACTTTTGTGGACTACAGCCCCTTGCCGCCGGTGACCGGCAGGACTGCACCCGAAATGTAGGAGCCGTCCTCAGAGGCGAGCAGCACGTATGCGGCTGCCAGCTCCGCGGGCTGTCCCGCGCGTTCCAGGGGCGTGTCCTGGCCGAAGGACGGGAGCTTGTCCGGCCACTCGGTGGCGGGGATCAGGGGTGTCCAGATGGGGCCGGGCGCAACCGCGTTGACGCGGATCCCCTTGGGTCCCAGTTCCTGGGCCAGGGCTTTGGTGAATGCCACCTGTGCCGCTTTGGTCATGGCGTAGTCGATAAGCCCGGGTGAGGGGTTGAAAGCCTGGATGGAGGCCGTGGTGATGATCGAGGCGCCCGCCTTCAGGTGCGGTACCGCAGCCCGCGCCGACCACAGCAGCGAGTAGAGGTTGGTGCGGAAGACCCGGTCGAACTCCTCGGTGGGAAGCGTCTCCAGGCTCTCCCGGTTCTTCTGGTACGCCGCGTTCAGCACCAGGACATCGAGCCGGCCGAACTCGGATACGGTCCCGTCCACGATGCGGGTGCTGAATTCCTCTTCCCGTCCGTCGCCGGGAAAGAGGAGCGCGCGGCGTCCGGCTTTCCGGATCCATTCCGCGGTGTCCTGGGCGTCGTCTTCCTCCTCGGGAAGGTAGGAAATGGCGACGTCGGCCCCCTCGCGGGCGAAGGCGATGGCCGCGGCCTTGCCGATGCCGGAGTCCCCGCCGGTAATCAGCGCCGCTTTCCCTTCGAGCTTGCCGTTCCCCTTGTAGCTGTGCTCCCCGTGGTCAGGTTTGGGGTCCATGGGCGCGGTAAGTCCGGGCTGTTTCTGTTCCTGCTCCGGGAACGGTCCGGAGTGGTAGCCGCCGCGCGGATCTTTCGGCTGGTCTGTCTGCTTGTCCGTGTCGCTCATAGTCCGCCTGCCTGTGTCGGTTGACCTGTTCGGTTGGAAGAGCACCGCCGCGCTCCGGCCCTTCGAAGCTATCCGGAGTGGCGGACCAAGTCCACCACCCCAAGGTAATAATCAGTAAACTTATCAAATGTGGTCGCAGGCGCAACGTCGGCCTTGTTTCTGGGTAGGGGAGGATTAGAAAGAAGGCCTGGACGTGGCCGGAGTGGAAGGAGGGCCAATGTCCGAAGTCGAGGACTACACGGGCCGGACGGGACGGAATGAAACCCGCGAGGAGCAGCTGGACCGCAACTGGGCGGAACTCCTGCAGGAGCTGCGCGTGCTCCAGACCGGGGTGCAGATCCTGGCCGGCTTCCTGCTGACGTTGCCGTTCCAGCAGCGCTTCGAAAAGCTGGACGACTGGGAGGTTGCCCTCTACCTCACCAACGTGGTGATCGCCGCCCTGACCACGGCCTTTATCCTTCTCCCGGTCAGCGTGCACCGGCGGCTCTTCCGGAAGCGGCTCAAGGAGATGCTGGTTTCCAGCGCGGACACCATCACCAAGATCGCCCTTGGCGGGATCGCCCTGCTAAGCGCCGGTACTGCCGCCCTGGTGTTCGACGTCGCGGCAGGAAGGTCCGCAGGGGTTACCGCCGGCGGGGCTCTGCTGGGCGTCATGGTGGTCATGCTGGTATTCGTCCCGCTTCGGCTGAACAAACTGGCCAGCGGGAAAATTCTCCCGCCCGCCCAGGAGAAGGAGTGAAAATGCGTAGATGGGCCAAAGAGCATGGCCTGCTGGTCGCCAACCTGGCTTGCTTCCTGGTCTTCTTTGTCGGCATGGTCCTCTCCGGGGCCGCGTCCTACAGCGAGGACCAGCAGGCCCACGGGGAACCGCCGGTCTCGGTCCTGCAGTTCCTGGGCACCGGCGCTTTCGTGGAAGCCACCTTTGAGAATTGGGAATCCGAGTTCCTGCAGATGGCCATGTACGTGGTCCTCACGGTGTTCCTCTTCCAAAAAGGATCAAGTGAGTCCAAACCGCTGGGAAAGAGAGCGCCGCAGGATGAGGACCCCCAGCAGGTGGCTGTCAGCAGGGCCACGCCGTGGCCCGTCCGGCGCGGCGGTGCAGTGCTCAAGCTGTACGAGAACTCCCTGTCGATCCTGCTCTTCGCCCTTTTCCTTGGATCATTTGCCCTGCACGCCGCCGGAGGGGTGGACGAGTACAACCAGGACCAGCAAAGCCACGGCCAGCCGGCCATTACCCTCCTGCAGTACCTGGGCAGCAGCCGCTTCTGGTTCGAGTCCTTCCAGAACTGGCAAAGCGAATTCCTGGCCGTGGGCGTCCTGGTGGGCGCCTCGGTCTATTTGCGCCAAAAGGGGTCCCCGGAGTCAAAGCCCGTGGCAGAACCCCACTACGAAACCGGCACCTGAACACCCGAGCCAACCAGCACCAATCCGACCAGCCCCACCCAAAAGGAGAGACTGTATGCGAACCTTCGTGCGAACCACCCTTCTGGCCCTGCTGCTCCTGGCCGCCCCGGCCCTGCCGGCCGGCGCAGCCACTGCGGCGGCACCGGCATCCGCCGCCAGCCACGCAGTCCCGGAACAGGTGGCCTCGGGATCAACAGGCGCTGCGTGGGCGGCCGCCACTTCTCCCACGCCTTCTCCCGGGGATACCGCGTCCACCGGTCCGGCCAACCCCGGCACGGGCGAGTCGGCCCAGAATGAGAACACGCGCCTTAACTACACCCCGTGGGTGATCGCCGGCGTGGCCGTCCTGGTGGTGATCGCCATCCTGCTCTTCCGGCGCCGCCGCAACACCACGATCGTTGGCTAGGCGCCCTCAAGTACCTGGCTTGTAACCCAGGCCAGGTATTTTCCGGCGTTCGCCACCGCGTCTTCCGGGCTGGATGCCACGTCCAGCAGCTGGGCAGCCGCCTCCACGCCGTGACCGGCGAGCTCCTCAAGGGTCACCTGGATCCTGCCCGCCACCACGATGACAGGAATTCCGCGGTCCCGGGCCGCGTCGGCGAGCGCGATCGGTGCCTTGCCGGTGAGCGATTGCGAGTCCATGGATCCTTCGCCCGTAATCACCAGGTCTGCCTGGCCCAGTTGGTCCGCCAGTCCGGTGAGGCCGGCCACCAGCGCGAAGCCGCCTTCCAGGGTGGCGTTGGTGAAGGCAAGGAACGACGCCGGGAAGCCGCCGGCGGCGCCGGCGCCAGGTACGTTCACGTCCCGGCCCGTCGCCTCCCGCAGCACTGATGCCCAGTTGCGGAGCCCGGCGTCGAGCAGTTCCACAGCGTCCTGGTCCGCCCCCTTCTGGGGCCCAAAGACGTGCGCCGCGCCGGTGGGACCGTACAGCGGGTTTCGGACGTCGACGGCGATGCGAAAGGTGGTGGCGGACAGCCGCGGATCCACCCCGCTCGCGTCCAGGGCAACCACATCGGCCAGCGCGCCGCCGCCCAGGGGCACCACGTTTCCGGCGGAGTCCAGTGGCTTCAGGCCCAGGGCCCGCAGGGCGCCGCTGCCGCCGTCGGTCATGGCCGAACCGCCCAGGCCCAGGACGATCTCGGTGGCTCCGGCGTCCAGCGCCGCGGCGATCAGCTGGCCGCAGCCGTAGCTGTGGGCGCGCAATGAGTTGGCCGGGGTTGGTTCCATGTCAGCCAGGCCGGACGCCTGCGCCGTCTCGATCACCGCGGTTACCTTGCCGTCGCCCTTGTGGATGGCCCAGGCCGCGCCGAGCGGGGCCAGGATTGGGCCAACTACCGCGTTCAGCCGCTCCTCATAGCCCGCCGCAACGGCCGCTTCCAGCGTGCCTTCCCCGCCGTCGGCAATGGGGAACTGGGTGGCGACGGCGTCCGGGTACACCCGCAGGGCCCCTTCGGCGATGGCCGCGGCTGCCTCGGCTGCCGTCAGGGACCCCTTGAACTTGTCCGGAGCGATAAGAATGCGCATGCCGTCCATCATGCCAGCACCTGACGGGAAAGCGCTTGCCCGATCCGGGATGTGGACTCCGGGACCACTGGGAGCGTGCCGGCGCCTCTCCCGGCACGGACCCCTCTAGGCCTCGCGCCAGTCGTGGCTGGTGATGTGCGAGCCCGCCTGCGGTCCCATCTGCAGCATGCCGCCATCAACAACCCAGCCCGCGCCGGTGACATAGCTGGAGGCCGGTGAGGCGAGGAAGGCGATGACGTTGGCGATCTCCCAGGCGTTCCCCGGCCGGCCCAGTGGCACCCCGGGCCGCTCCGCCGCCGTCGGATCCTGGTCCTCCTGCCCCGTCATGGGGGTGGCAATCTCGCCGGGGGCCACCGTGTTGGCCGTGATGCCGTACTGGCCCAGCTCAAGGGCAAGTGTCTTCATGAGGCCACCCAGGCCATGCTTGGACGCGTCGTAGGCGGATGAGCCCACGCGCGGCTGGAACTCGTGAACGCTGGACACCGCCACAAGCCTTCCGCCCTTGCCTGCCTTGACCATGCGCCGCGCAGCGGCCTGCAAGCAGACGAAGGCGCCATTGAGGTTCGTGTCCAGGATCTGCATCCAGTCGTCGATTTCCATGTCCAGGAACTTGGTGCTTGCCCCCGTCCCCGCGTTGTTGACGAAGACATCCAGGCCGCCCAGCTCTTCGGCAAGTTCGTCGATGACGCCCGCAGCGTCGCGCAGTTCACTGGTGTCCAGTTGCCGGACCACAGCCTTGCGCCCCAGGCCGCGTATTTCCTGAGCAGTCTCCTCCGCCCCCTCCTTGTCCGAGTGCCAGGTGACGCCGACATCCATCCCGGCGCGGGCCAGTGCCACGGCAGTGGCCTTGCCGATCCCGGAATCGGAGCCGGTGACGATGGCGGTGGTGGGGGCGAAGTTGCTGGTGTCCGGCATGGCGGGCCTTTCGTTTGGGTTAGGCTCGGTCGGTTGGGCTCGCTCGGTTGGGCGGGCCGTTGGATCAGGCGGGGCGGCGCAAATCTGGCTGGTAGGACTCGCTGCCGGTTTCGGCAACGTCATCCCGGACCGCCGCCCCGGAACCATCAGGTGCTTCCGGGACGGCCATCAGCGGGACGGCGAACGTCACCACGGGCCGGCCGTCGGAGTCGTCCGCGGACCGGATGGTCAGGCTCCTGGTGCCCGGCGGCACCGACGGGGCGAACACCTGCAGATTGCGGGAACCCACGGTGGCCGATTCCTGCAGGGTGTATTCGGTGCCGAAGTGGTCCTGCAGGATGAGCCGCGGTTCGGGTGCGTCATCCGAGGGCAAATGGATGTTGACCACCAGGCCGGAGGCCCACACCTCCACGGAAAGGATGGTGAATTCGGTGGCCGAGGTGACATGCCGCCCATAGGTGGGGGGCAGCAGCATCCGGCGCAGTGCGCCGGATGGAATGAGGTTGCTCATGATTTGTCCTGTAGGTCTTGCGCCGGCGGTTGGCGGTGGCGCCGGAGGATGATCCGGCGCCGTCAAGCGCTGGGGCGCGGGTGCGGCTTAGGCGTCTTCCCGGTTGGGGTTTTCCAGCCGGAAGAAGTTCGATTGGGTGCCGTCGCTGCGCTGTTCCTGGTAGATGAAGTTGAGTTTCCGGGAGTCGAAAGTGTCAAACCATTCCTCCCAGCTGATGTGGCGGAGCTTGTCGTCCTTGCCACCGAAGTCGATCCGCAATACTCCGAGGTGGTCGCCGTGTTCGGTGCCCTCCACCGTGGCGGGCACGCCGTCGCGCTCCTCCGCCCACCGCTTGATGACTTCGTGGTGGGTGGTGGCCAGGCTGCGGCCTTCACGCTCTGGCTCATCCTCGGTTGAGGTGACTTCCTGCGAGTACTTCAGGGACTTTGCGGAGTCCGGTCCACGCCGGATCTTTCCGCCCTCGGGGCCTGCGCCGAGGTCTTCTTCGCCCCCGTTTCCATCCGCTTCGCGGTTCCTGCTGCCTTTGTCTTCTGCCACGCCCGCCTTCCTTTCACCTCGGGCCAACTAGTAAGTCTACTTACTATGGAGCCTCCGGAGCGGACCCCCTGTCAAGGGGAGGGGAGGGTAGTTTGCGGACGGTTTGCGGGGCGGGGGGGCAAAACCCTGCGCGGGAGGCAGGGGAGGTACGGGGAGCGCCTACCGGAGCGGGCGGACCACCGCGTAGTAGCCGGGCACCCGGTCCTGTCCCGGAACACCGGTGGCCGGGTTGGTTTCGATGGCCACGTGGCCATCCTCAAGGAGTTCCCAGGCCGACGCCGGAAACACCCGTTCGCGCTCTTCGGGCCCGAAGTGCCCCGGCATGGGCAGGCCGCGGATGGCGAGTTCCAACGGCGCAGGAATGCCGCGGGTGGTGGCCCCGAGGTGGGATACGTACTCCACCGGGTTCCCCTGAAAATTTGTTTCGGCCATGAAGACGGTGCCGCGGCGGCCGGCAAGGTCCCAGAGGTTTTCAACGAGTGCCCTCTGGTGCCCGGGGTCCAGGACGTGAAGTACGCCCCGGATGAAAACGTTCGCCCCGTCGTCGCCTGCCCCAATGGATTGGGCCAGCGCTGCGCCTGCATCCTCCGCCGTCATGTCCCGTGCTTCAAATGCTGCGCTGCTGCCTGCCGACTCCGCCCGCGCCCTGGCGATGGCGTGCCGCGAGACATCAACGCCAATGACCCTGGGAAAGATCCCGGCGAGCTCACGGGTAAAACCACCGTGGCCGCAACCGGTGTCCACCACGGGAAGTGCGGGATCCAGGTAGCGCTGGAGGCTGTCCTTGTAGCCAAGGAACTCATGGTCGCTGCCGGAGTCCCACAGGACCTCCCCGCCCGGGCCCGTGGCGGTGATGCCGGCCCAGTAGGTGTCCCACGCCTTATGCCGGTCCTTCGGGGCGTTCCGGGAGAGCCTGACGAGTTTGGGGATCATCAGGTACTTCTGCCAGGCCGAGGATGATGAGTTCGTTGGGGACACGGGTCAAATATATGTTCCCTTGCTGGGAGCCGCGGCCAGCGTGGCTACATTACGGCGCGCCACGCCGCACGTCGCGTGAACCCGGGACGGGAACGGAGAGGTGGAGCGGGCTTCCTCCCTGGTAGACCGGCCCGGCGGCCATCCCCCTAGAATGTACTCAACTGGGAGGGAAGGGAGCACCGTGACGGCTGTGCCGAGTGACGCCCGCCTGCCCCGGACCGCTGTCGTCGCCGATCCCGACGCCGGCCGGCTGGCCACCAACACCCAGGCACTGCGTGACGCCGGGTACAGCGTCTTCGAAGCAACTGACGGCGCTGGCCTCGCCGGCCTGCTGCGCACCACCGAACCCTCGGTGATCGTCGCCGATGCTGCCTTGTCCACGGCACTGTCAAACGTAGCCTCCACCGTCCCCGTCCTGGTGATGGTGGACCTGGACAATCCCCGGGAGATCCGCGCAGCCAACGCGCCAGGCGTCCACGACTGCATCACCAAGCCGCCGGCGCCCAGGGAGCTGGTGCACCGGACCTCCGTGCTGATCGAGCAGGTGTCCCGGCGCCGCGCCTCCCGGCAGGAGGCCGAAGGGCTGCGCGGGCAGCTGCGCGAGGTCTCGGCTGCAGTGCGCGCCACCAACGATCCCCAGGAGATCGCCAACCACGTCGTTACCGGATTCGGGCGGACCTTCAAGGCGGACCACGTAGTCCTGGCCACCTTCGAGGACCACCGGGTCCCGGTGATCACGGCCGCATGGCACCGGCCCGGGCTGGCGGAGCTGCCCGCGGATGCCCTTCCCGGGGAGGACGAGGCCCGCGTCACGGCGGACGCGCTCTGGGCGGGGACCGAGACCCTCTCCGCCGAAGGGAACGAGGCCGAGCCCAGGACAGACGACAAGCCCGTGGCCGCGGTCGCCGGAGCCGCCTCCACCCTGGCAGTGCCCATCGGCGAAGGGAATTCCTCCCTGGGCATCATCTGGATCGCCATGATGGACCGGCCCCGCACCTGGTCCAGCGCTGAGCTGGGGCTGATCCAGCACGTGGCCGGCAACGCCGCCTATGGCCTGATCCAAAGCCACCTGATCAGCAGCCAGCAGCAGGTGGTGAAGCAGCTGCGCGAGCTCGATAAAGCCAAGACGGACTTCCTGGCCACGGTCAACCACGAGCTGCGCACGCCGCTGACCTCGATCATGGCGTACCTGGACATGATCCAGGAGAGCACCGAGCATCCGGTGTCCCGGGAAGTCCACCAGATGCTGGACATCGTGGTCCGCAACACCGAGCGGCTCCGGACGCTCATCGAGGACATGCTCAGCGTCTCGCGCGGCGGCCTGGACAACACGGAGATGCACCTGGCGCCGGTGCGCCTGGGCCACACCCTGGACCTGGTGGCCGCGGCGCTCCGGCCATTGGCCACGCTGCAAAATGTGACCATCGAGGTGGACCCGGTGCCGGAGGATCCGGAAATCCTTGCCGACGAGGTGCAGCTGCAGCAGGTGTTCACCAACCTGGTGTCCAACGCCATCAAGTTCACGCCCAAGGGCGGGCGGATCGAGGTGGGCAGCGAATCCCACGCCACCGAGGATGGCTCCAAGTGGGCCACCGTCCGGATTGCCGACACCGGCATCGGTATCTCGAGTGACGAAATCAACCACGTCTTCACCAGGTTCTACCGTGCCTCCAACGCCATGAACGGTGCCATCCCGGGGACGGGGCTGGGCCTTGCCATCTCCAAGGACATCGTGGACCGCCACGGCGGGCGCATCGAAGTCGACTCCACCCTGGGCGCCGGGACCACGGTCACCGTCTGCCTTCCCCTCAGGACTGACCGCGTGCAGGCCAACTAGGCGCCGAAGGAGGACTGCCCATGTTTACCGACGACGACCCCCGGCTTTCCCAGCTGCTGGAAGGCATTGTCCGGCTGGCCTCCGGCGACCTCACCTCCCGCATCGAGGTTTCACCGGCCCGGGATGAGCTGGATGCCATCATCATGGGCACCAACCTGCTGGCCGAGGACCTGCAGGTCATTTACGAAGAACTTGAGCAGCGCGTCCAGGTCCGCACCCAGCTCCTGCACGAGGCACACCTCGAGATGCAGAAAATGGCCATGCAGGACCCCCTGACGGGCCTGGCCAACCGTTCGGCGCTGATCGAAGCCCTTCGCGCTGCCCTCGAGGCACGGTCGGGGTCCGGCCGGGAATCGGCAGAAGAAGGCCCGGCCATCCTGCTGATGGACCTCGACGCCTTCAAATCGATCAACGACAGCATGGGGCACACGGCCGGCGACCAGGTACTGGTCACCGTGGGGGAAAGGCTGCGGAACGCCGTCCGGGTGTCCGACGTCGTTGCCCGCCTGGGCGGGGATGAGTTCGCCATCGTCATGCCGTCGGCGTCGGCGGACCAGGCCGCCGTGGTGGCGCACCGCATCCTGGCCTCGCTCAATGAACCCATTGAGCTGCCCGGCCGCAGCGTGCGCTGTGGTGCCAGCATCGGGCTCAGCGTGGGCAGCGAAGGCCAGACCCCGGAGGACATGCTGATGGAGGCCGACGTCGCCATGTACGCGTCCAAGGCCGAGGGGCAAAACAAGCTGCACCGGTTCGAGCCGGCGTTGCTGCTGATGCGGCGGCTCCGCAGCCAGTTGGTGGACGACCTGCGGGCCGCCATCAAGAATGACGCGCTGACGCTGCACTACCAGCCCGTGGTGGAGCTTGCCACGGGACGGATTGAAGGCGTCGAGGCGCTGGTCCGGTGGAACCACCCCACCCGCGGCTTCATCATGCCTGACGAGTTCATTCCCCTTGCCGAGGAAGCCGGGCTGATCTCGGAACTGGGCCTGTGGGTGCTCCGGACTGCCGTGAAGCAGCTCCGGTGCTGGACTGACGCCGAGTTGGTGGACAGCTCCTTCTCCGTGCGCGTCAACATTTCCGCCACGGACCTGCAGAGCCTGCAGTTTATTGAGGACGTGCGGAACACCCTCCACGACACAGGGGTCAAGCCGGAGCAGGTGGTCCTGGAACTGACGGAAGTGGCCATCGTCAAAGGCAACGAGTTGGACCGCTATTCACTGGGCGGTCTCCGCGGCCTGGGCGTGGGCATCGAAATTGACGACTTCGGCACCGGCTACTCTTCCATCAGCTACCTCCGCCGCCTTCCGGTGGACCGGGTCAAGGTGGACAGATCGCTGATCACCGGCCTCGAGAGCGACCCCAGCCAGCCGGCCCTTGTGGCAGCGGTGCTGCAGTTGGTCCGGGCGTGCGGGCTGGAAGCGGTCTGGGAAGGCGTAGAGACGGCGGAGCAGGCGCAGATCCTGCGGGATCTGGGCTGCCGGAGCGCCCAGGGCTACTACTTCAGCCGCCCGGTGCCGCCGGAGCAGATACCGGAACTGCTCGCTGACCAGCAGGAAAGCGCTAACCAATAGCGCGAAACTACTGCGCTTTTGGAGCCGCCGTTATACGATCAGCGTGCGGTGTCCGGTTCTTCGCCGCCGCGCGATTCAGGGTCTTTCAGCACCGTACTTTTATAAGGCGTTTGGAAATTTGAACATAATTGGGCCATCGGGTCATTACTTCGTCAACTGGGGGCGTTGCTAATGTCGGTTCGGGTACAGGCATGGGGAATAATCGCCGCTGTCCTGGCGGATACGGATCCTGCGGGAGCCGCTGTCCGGCAGCGGTTGAGCAACAGCCTCGACGAGAATCCCGGCGTGCCCGAACGGGCGCTGCTGGAGTACCTGCTCGAGACCCGGCGGAGCGATGCCAATACCGTCGAGACGCTGGAAACGGCCAGGGAAATGCGCCTCACGCCGCCCGCCCTGCCACCGCAGTTCGCTGAGCAGTTGGACGCTATCCGCAGCACGTCCCGGATCAGCGCCCTGCTCGAAAACAAGATGCTGATGACCGCGTTCCAGCCCATCTATGGGCTCGAAGGAAAAACCGTGGTGGGCGCGGAGGCACTCTCCCGCTTCGTCAGCGACGACGGGGCCGCCGCTGAACTGTGGTTCGCCGAGGCAGCCGCCGTGGGTTTGGGGGCCAACCTTGAGTTTTCCGCGCTCGGGTCCGCTGCTGCAGCGGCGCGCAATTTGCCGGAAAACCTTTATGTTTCGTTGAACATTTCGCCCACGTCCTGCCTGGACCCGCGGCTGCCGGAACTGTTCGACCACATCGAGCTTTCCATCGACCGGGTGGTGCTCGAATTGACCGCGGATATCCCGGAAGAGGAATACCTGCAGTTTATTTCCGCGATTAATCCGCTGCGCGAAAAAGGGTTGCGCGTCGCAGTCGATGACACCCACAGCGGCGCGGGGGCGCTCAGCCGCATGATCCATCTGCGGCCGGATTTCCTCAAGGTGGGCCGGAACGTCATCGCCGATGTGGACAAGGACGGGTTGCAGCACGCCCTCGCGTCCTGCCTGGTGGACTTCACCGACCAGATCGGCGTAACCCTGGTGGCCGAAGGCATCGAGACCGTGGGCGAGCTGAAGGCCCTCAGTGAACTTGGGATCAGCGCCGGACAGGGCTACCTGCTGGGCCGGCCCTCCGTCCGGCCCGAGGACTGGGCCAACTGGAACACGCGCCTGGACATGGATGGCCTGGAGCGCCACCTGGCCGGCCCGGGCGAGCCGCGGAAGAGTCAGGGCAAAACGGCGTCCTGACAAAGTGCCTTGGGCCAGCTGCCGGCAGACTGCAGGCCCGCCGGCAGCTGGACACCCAGGCACTATTCGGAGTGGCCCTGGTCCCTGCTCATCTGGTCCTCCGCGGGTGGCGTCTCTCCGGGCGGCACTCCCCCGCCCGGTTCCAAGCCGGTGACATTGCCCTCTGCAGGGTCGGGGTTCGGCGAACTGCCCGACTCTTTGCTGCGCTGCTCAGCGAGGTGGGGCTGGGCGGCGCCAACATTATCCTTCCCGGGACGGTCGGGATTCGCGGGGTCATTTTCCGGATGGTAAGTGCTCATGCTGCCTTTCCTTCCTCTCCGGCTGCG
Coding sequences within:
- a CDS encoding SDR family oxidoreductase produces the protein MSDTDKQTDQPKDPRGGYHSGPFPEQEQKQPGLTAPMDPKPDHGEHSYKGNGKLEGKAALITGGDSGIGKAAAIAFAREGADVAISYLPEEEDDAQDTAEWIRKAGRRALLFPGDGREEEFSTRIVDGTVSEFGRLDVLVLNAAYQKNRESLETLPTEEFDRVFRTNLYSLLWSARAAVPHLKAGASIITTASIQAFNPSPGLIDYAMTKAAQVAFTKALAQELGPKGIRVNAVAPGPIWTPLIPATEWPDKLPSFGQDTPLERAGQPAELAAAYVLLASEDGSYISGAVLPVTGGKGL
- a CDS encoding DUF6328 family protein, whose protein sequence is MSEVEDYTGRTGRNETREEQLDRNWAELLQELRVLQTGVQILAGFLLTLPFQQRFEKLDDWEVALYLTNVVIAALTTAFILLPVSVHRRLFRKRLKEMLVSSADTITKIALGGIALLSAGTAALVFDVAAGRSAGVTAGGALLGVMVVMLVFVPLRLNKLASGKILPPAQEKE
- a CDS encoding DUF6766 family protein produces the protein MRRWAKEHGLLVANLACFLVFFVGMVLSGAASYSEDQQAHGEPPVSVLQFLGTGAFVEATFENWESEFLQMAMYVVLTVFLFQKGSSESKPLGKRAPQDEDPQQVAVSRATPWPVRRGGAVLKLYENSLSILLFALFLGSFALHAAGGVDEYNQDQQSHGQPAITLLQYLGSSRFWFESFQNWQSEFLAVGVLVGASVYLRQKGSPESKPVAEPHYETGT
- a CDS encoding LuxR family transcriptional regulator, with product MRTFVRTTLLALLLLAAPALPAGAATAAAPASAASHAVPEQVASGSTGAAWAAATSPTPSPGDTASTGPANPGTGESAQNENTRLNYTPWVIAGVAVLVVIAILLFRRRRNTTIVG
- a CDS encoding glycerate kinase — translated: MRILIAPDKFKGSLTAAEAAAAIAEGALRVYPDAVATQFPIADGGEGTLEAAVAAGYEERLNAVVGPILAPLGAAWAIHKGDGKVTAVIETAQASGLADMEPTPANSLRAHSYGCGQLIAAALDAGATEIVLGLGGSAMTDGGSGALRALGLKPLDSAGNVVPLGGGALADVVALDASGVDPRLSATTFRIAVDVRNPLYGPTGAAHVFGPQKGADQDAVELLDAGLRNWASVLREATGRDVNVPGAGAAGGFPASFLAFTNATLEGGFALVAGLTGLADQLGQADLVITGEGSMDSQSLTGKAPIALADAARDRGIPVIVVAGRIQVTLEELAGHGVEAAAQLLDVASSPEDAVANAGKYLAWVTSQVLEGA
- a CDS encoding SDR family oxidoreductase, whose product is MPDTSNFAPTTAIVTGSDSGIGKATAVALARAGMDVGVTWHSDKEGAEETAQEIRGLGRKAVVRQLDTSELRDAAGVIDELAEELGGLDVFVNNAGTGASTKFLDMEIDDWMQILDTNLNGAFVCLQAAARRMVKAGKGGRLVAVSSVHEFQPRVGSSAYDASKHGLGGLMKTLALELGQYGITANTVAPGEIATPMTGQEDQDPTAAERPGVPLGRPGNAWEIANVIAFLASPASSYVTGAGWVVDGGMLQMGPQAGSHITSHDWREA
- a CDS encoding class I SAM-dependent methyltransferase, with amino-acid sequence MIPKLVRLSRNAPKDRHKAWDTYWAGITATGPGGEVLWDSGSDHEFLGYKDSLQRYLDPALPVVDTGCGHGGFTRELAGIFPRVIGVDVSRHAIARARAESAGSSAAFEARDMTAEDAGAALAQSIGAGDDGANVFIRGVLHVLDPGHQRALVENLWDLAGRRGTVFMAETNFQGNPVEYVSHLGATTRGIPAPLELAIRGLPMPGHFGPEERERVFPASAWELLEDGHVAIETNPATGVPGQDRVPGYYAVVRPLR
- a CDS encoding ATP-binding protein, with amino-acid sequence MYSTGREGSTVTAVPSDARLPRTAVVADPDAGRLATNTQALRDAGYSVFEATDGAGLAGLLRTTEPSVIVADAALSTALSNVASTVPVLVMVDLDNPREIRAANAPGVHDCITKPPAPRELVHRTSVLIEQVSRRRASRQEAEGLRGQLREVSAAVRATNDPQEIANHVVTGFGRTFKADHVVLATFEDHRVPVITAAWHRPGLAELPADALPGEDEARVTADALWAGTETLSAEGNEAEPRTDDKPVAAVAGAASTLAVPIGEGNSSLGIIWIAMMDRPRTWSSAELGLIQHVAGNAAYGLIQSHLISSQQQVVKQLRELDKAKTDFLATVNHELRTPLTSIMAYLDMIQESTEHPVSREVHQMLDIVVRNTERLRTLIEDMLSVSRGGLDNTEMHLAPVRLGHTLDLVAAALRPLATLQNVTIEVDPVPEDPEILADEVQLQQVFTNLVSNAIKFTPKGGRIEVGSESHATEDGSKWATVRIADTGIGISSDEINHVFTRFYRASNAMNGAIPGTGLGLAISKDIVDRHGGRIEVDSTLGAGTTVTVCLPLRTDRVQAN
- a CDS encoding putative bifunctional diguanylate cyclase/phosphodiesterase, translating into MFTDDDPRLSQLLEGIVRLASGDLTSRIEVSPARDELDAIIMGTNLLAEDLQVIYEELEQRVQVRTQLLHEAHLEMQKMAMQDPLTGLANRSALIEALRAALEARSGSGRESAEEGPAILLMDLDAFKSINDSMGHTAGDQVLVTVGERLRNAVRVSDVVARLGGDEFAIVMPSASADQAAVVAHRILASLNEPIELPGRSVRCGASIGLSVGSEGQTPEDMLMEADVAMYASKAEGQNKLHRFEPALLLMRRLRSQLVDDLRAAIKNDALTLHYQPVVELATGRIEGVEALVRWNHPTRGFIMPDEFIPLAEEAGLISELGLWVLRTAVKQLRCWTDAELVDSSFSVRVNISATDLQSLQFIEDVRNTLHDTGVKPEQVVLELTEVAIVKGNELDRYSLGGLRGLGVGIEIDDFGTGYSSISYLRRLPVDRVKVDRSLITGLESDPSQPALVAAVLQLVRACGLEAVWEGVETAEQAQILRDLGCRSAQGYYFSRPVPPEQIPELLADQQESANQ
- a CDS encoding EAL domain-containing protein, with the translated sequence MSVRVQAWGIIAAVLADTDPAGAAVRQRLSNSLDENPGVPERALLEYLLETRRSDANTVETLETAREMRLTPPALPPQFAEQLDAIRSTSRISALLENKMLMTAFQPIYGLEGKTVVGAEALSRFVSDDGAAAELWFAEAAAVGLGANLEFSALGSAAAAARNLPENLYVSLNISPTSCLDPRLPELFDHIELSIDRVVLELTADIPEEEYLQFISAINPLREKGLRVAVDDTHSGAGALSRMIHLRPDFLKVGRNVIADVDKDGLQHALASCLVDFTDQIGVTLVAEGIETVGELKALSELGISAGQGYLLGRPSVRPEDWANWNTRLDMDGLERHLAGPGEPRKSQGKTAS
- a CDS encoding DUF6480 family protein, giving the protein MSTYHPENDPANPDRPGKDNVGAAQPHLAEQRSKESGSSPNPDPAEGNVTGLEPGGGVPPGETPPAEDQMSRDQGHSE